A genome region from Manihot esculenta cultivar AM560-2 chromosome 5, M.esculenta_v8, whole genome shotgun sequence includes the following:
- the LOC110615307 gene encoding putative ribosomal large subunit pseudouridine synthase SVR1, chloroplastic, producing the protein MLIAEVKGRVKMASVAALSSIHVHHLIFSKPSLSLLRPLRTLPRISCSSSLRFNISFAPSKPKPNPPFQLDFPNHHADDDDDDGVVADSFSGTGQLFIPWIVRGEDGNLKLQSHPPARLIHALADANTQNAKKKKKKQSKEKLMKESSVLANPAGERNLSKAARRFYNENFRQPPQRLSKVLAAAGVASRRNSEELIFEGKVTVNGSVCNIPQTRVDPARDVIYVNGNRLPKKLPPKLYLALNKPKGYICSSGDKESKSVMSLFDDYLKSWEKRNQGLPKPRLFTVGRLDVATSGLIIVTNDGDFAQALAHPSFKLSKEYIATVEGVVSKRHLIVISEGTIIDGVHCTPDSVELLPRQPDISRPRLRIVVHEGRNHEVRELVKNAGLEVYSLKRVRVGGYRLPSDLGIGKHVELKQNDLKAMGWKG; encoded by the exons ATGCTAATCGCAGAAGTGAAAGGGCGTGTAAAGATGGCGTCAGTTGCTGCACTCTCGTCTATCCACGTTCATCACCTCATCTTCTCCAAaccatctctctctcttcttaGACCTCTCCGTACACTCCCTCGAATCTCTTGCTCTTCTTCTCTTCGATTCAACATCTCCTTCGCCCCTTCAAAACCCAAACCAAATCCTCCATTCCAATTGGACTTCCCCAACCACCACGCTGACGATGACGATGACGATGGCGTTGTAGCCGACTCTTTTTCTGGCACTGGTCAGCTTTTCATTCCCTGGATTGTCCGTGGTGAGGATGGCAATCTCAAACTTCAGTCTCATCCACCTGCGCGTCTCATCCATGCTCTCGCCGATGCTAATACGCAGAAtgccaagaagaagaagaagaaacaaaGCAAGGAGAAGCTGATGAAGGAGAGCAGCGTGCTGGCCAACCCAGCAGGAGAACGGAATCTGTCCAAGGCTGCGCGGAGGTTTTACAATGAGAATTTCAGACAGCCTCCGCAGCGTCTCAGTAAGGTTCTCGCTGCTGCTGGAG TGGCATCAAGAAGGAACAGTGAAGAGCTAATTTTTGAAGGCAAGGTGACTGTCAATGGTTCCGTGTGCAACATTCCTCAG ACTCGAGTTGATCCTGCAAGGGATGTCATCTATGTCAATGGAAATCGCCTTCCTAAGAAACTGCCCCCAAAGCTGTATCTTGCCCTTAACAAGCCCAAAGG GTACATTTGTTCATCCGGGGATAAAGAATCTAAGTCTGTGATGAGCCTATTTGATGATTATTTGAAGAGTTGG GAGAAGAGAAATCAAGGGCTGCCTAAACCTCGATTATTTACAGTTGGCCGCCTTGATGTTGCCACTAGTGGATTGATTATCGTGACCAATGATG GGGATTTTGCTCAAGCACTTGCACATCCTTCGTTCAAGTTATCAAAGGA ATACATTGCAACCGTAGAAGGTGTAGTGAGCAAGCGGCATTTAATAGTCATCAGTGAAGGAACTATCATTGATGGTGTCCATTGCACTCCAGATTCTGTGGAGCTGCTACCACGGCAGCCAGATATATCAAGACCCCGCCTCCGTATAGTG GTTCATGAAGGGAGAAATCACGAAGTTCGAGAACTTGTGAAGAATGCTGGATTGGAA GTTTATTCATTAAAGCGTGTACGAGTTGGTGGTTATAGACTTCCATCAGATCTTGG GATTGGGAAGCATGTTGAACTAAAACAAAATGATCTGAAGGCAATGGGTTGGAAGGGTTGA